A segment of the Sphingomonas crocodyli genome:
ACCATCGCGCGGGGCATCGACCGGAAGCCCGGCGGGCTTGTCGATGATCAGCGCCTCGGCGTCGATGAAGAGGATGCGTTCGTCCAGCATTTCGGGGCTATGGCTCCTCCTTCCGCTCGTGTCGAGCGAAGTCGAGACACGTTGGCTTGGCGCGCGTGGCCGTGTCTCGACTTCGCTCGACACGAGCGGGGTCAGGAAATCACGCCTCAAGCGCCAGCAGCGCGAAGGTGGCGAGCCAATGTTCCCCCGCATAATCGTCCGCCAGATGCGGGAGTGCGGCGTGCAGATGCGCCTCCGCCGTCGTGCGCAGCAGGCTGTTGAGCGCATGTTCGCGGCCCAGCGCGCGGGCGATCCGGCGCAGGCACCAGGCGCGGCTGAGGTTCAGCCCGTCGAGATGCGCGATCTTGCCGTCGCTGCGATCCGATACGAAAGCGGGCGTGAACAGGGTCGCCGGGCGATGCTCGGCAAAGTGCGGCAGGAAGTGGCCGAACCATTCGGCAAAGCTGGGGCGATCGAGCGCAGCCGACATGAACAGGGCCTCGCTAAGCGCCGACGACAGAAACTCGTCCCCGCCCGGCTCCCACGCCTGGCAGCCGCGATCATCCTTGAACCAGCGATAGCCCGCGCGGCGGATATGGTTGGCGAGTTGTCCGTCGTGGCGCTCCGCCCAATCGAGCGACAGGGTGAGCGCGAAGGCCGAATTGAAGTGCGTGCCGACCCGGATCGGATAGGTCATCTTGCCCAGATAATCGTCGAGCCGCCGCGCGATCAGCCGCGCCATCGGCTCGATCACCGCCGCCCAAGGCGCATCATGCTCGGCCAGTTCGGCGTGGAGCGCGAGTAGCCAGCCCCAGCCATAAGGCCGCTCGAACGCCGCCGAAGCGGGGCGTTCCAGATAAGCGAGCTCGACCGCCGCCTTGTCCTGCACCAGCATCGCATCGGCCAGCGCGCGGATCGCGGGCGCGGCGTCGAGATCGGGATAGAGGCGCAGGATGCGCATCACCTGCCACCAGCCATGCACGCAGCTATGCCAGTCGAAACTGCCGTAGAAGATCGGGTGCAGCGCGGACGGGCTCGCCACGTCGTCCGGCCCCATCATCACATGATCGAGCTTGTTGGGCCATTCGCGCGTCAGATGGCCCAGGGTCAGGCGGGCGAAACGCGAGGCGGTCTGTTGATCTAGCTGGCTCATCTAAAGGCGAGCCAATAGAGCAGGCCGATATTGACCGCCAGCAGCGGCAGCGCCGTTCCCGCCTGCCGCTTTATCACGCCATAGCGATCGGACAGGTTGAGCAACGCCGCCGGCACGATGTTGAAGTTCGCCGCCATCGGCGTCAGCAGCGTGCCGCAAAAGCCCGCGAGCATCCCGATCGCCGCGATCACCGCCGGATCGCCATGATATTGGTGGATCAGCAGCGGCACGCCGATCGCCGCCGCCATCACCGGAAAGGCCGCGAAAGCATTGCCCATCACGATGGTGAACAGCGCCATGCCCAGCGCATAGGCGATCACCGCGCCGATCACGCTGCCGCCGGGGATCGCCGCGCCTGCAATCTGCCCGACGACATCGCCGACGCCCGCCAGCGCGAACACCGCGCCGAGGCTGGTCAACATCTGCGGCAACACCGCCGCCCAGCCGACCGCATCCATCAGCCGCCCGCCCTCCGCGAACGGCTCGGCCGGCCTTGGGCGCAGCCAGACGTAACAGATGCCGAGAGCGAGGATGACGCCGAAGGTCAGCGCGACGAGCGTCGTCTGCTTGGCTTCGAAAATGTCGGGAAAATGCTTGAAGACGAGCGTGCCGACCAGCGCCGTCACCGGGATGACGAGCGCGGGGAGGAACAACCAGTTTCCCTTACCCGTCATCCCGGCGGAGGCCGGGATCTCAGGCGTCTCTTGCCGCAAGCCTGTCTTCCCACCTCCCGAGATCCCGGCCTCCGCCGGGATGACGACTTGTGTCCGCATCCGCCCGCTCGCCGCGATCAGCACCAGCGCGATCGCGAGGATGCCGTTGCCCAGATCGCCCAGCCGATCGCCCGCCCACATGCTGAGCGCAATCAGCGCCCAGAAGGCGGCGTTGGCGAAGCGCCTATCCCGCGCCGCCAGCAATGCGAAAATCGCGAAGACGAATCCGCCCACCGCGTAGATGAAGGCCAACCCGATCATTTGCGTTTTGCCTTCAGCCGCCGATCGAGCAGCAGCAGCCGGAAGCCGTGGATCAGGAAGGCCGCGATCGCCGTCGGGATCGCCCACATCGACAGGTGGAACGGCTCGATGACGATGCCATAGCCTTCCAAAATCCCCTTCATCAGCAGGATCGATCCGACCGCGAGGAAGATGTCCTCGCCGAAGAACAGCCCGACATTGTCGGTCGCCGCTGCCATCGCGCGGACCTCCTCGCCCAGTGGGTCAGCCTCGCCCACCTGTGCGTCGGCGGCGGCATCGGCCATCGGGGCGACGAGCGGGCGGACGGTCTGCGCGGGGCCAGCGATCGAGAGCAATCCGGCCGCCGCGGTCAGCTGACGAAACAGCATATAGCCCATCAGCAGGCGCCCGGCGGTCGCACCCTTGAGCTTCAGCACAAGCGCGCGGGCGCGTTGCTGCAAGCCGTGGCGTTCGAGCAGGCCGATCACCGGCAGTACGATATAGATGACGGTGACGAAGCGGTTGGCGTTGAACGCCTTGCCGAACGCCGCGACGATCGCGACCGGATCGATCCCCGCCGCCAGCCCCGTCACCAGCGCAGACGCGATCACCACGGGCAGCGGATTGAAGCGCAGCAGGAAGCCCGCGACGATCACGGCGATGCCGAGCAGGACGAGCATCAGCGCCCGCAGCCCCCGCCACCCGGCGTCTCGATCACGAAGACATCGCCGGCCGTCATCTCAACCGATGCCGTCGCGCCCAGCATTTCGGCCGAGCCGTCCGCCCGCTCCACACGGTTGATGCCGGTCGCGCCATCGCCGCCACCCGCCAGCCCGGCGGGCGCGATGCGGCGGCGGTTGGAGAGGATCGCGGCGTGCATCGGTTCACGGAAACGGATGCGCCGCACCGCGCCGTCGCCGCCGCGATACGCGCCCGCCCCGCCTGAACCGCGCCGGATCGAGAATTGCTCGACCAGCACGGGGAAGCGCGTTTCCAAAATTTCGGGGTCGGTCAGGCGGCTGTTGGTCATGTGCGTCTGAACCACGTTCGCGCCGTCGAAGTCGGGGCCGGCGCCGGAGCCACCCGCGATCGTTTCATAATATTGGCGGCGTTCGTCGCCGAAGGTGAAGTTGTTCATCGTACCCTGACTGCCCGCCATCGCGCCGAGCGCCTGGAGCAGCGCGTCGGTGATCGCCTGGCTCGTCTCGACATTGCCCGCGACCACCGCAGCGGGGAAGCGCGGATCGAGCATGGAGCCTTGCGGAATATGTAGATCGACCCGCCGCATCACGCCGTCGTTGAGCGGCACGGCTTCGTCGATCAGCAAGCGCAGCGCGTAGAGGACAGCGGCGCGCACCACCGATCGCGGCGCGTTGAAATTACCAGGATGCTGATCGCTCGTGCCCGCAAAGTCGATCGTCAGGCGGCCATCGCCGACCGTGGCGGCGACGCGGATCACCGCACCATCGTCCATCCCCACGGTGGCGCCGCCATCGGCCAGCCCGTCGATCAACCGCGCGGCGGCCGCCTCCGCCTGATCCTGCACATGCGCCATATAGGCGTCGACCACGTCGCGCCCGCGCGTCGCGGCGAGCCGCCTGAGTTCGCTCGCGCCACGCGTGCACGCCGCGACCTGCGCGGTGAGATCGGCGATATTCTGGTCGACATTGCGCGATGGCCAGCGCCCGCCGCCCAGCAGCGTGCGCACTTCCCTCTCGCACAGCCGCCCACCGTCGACGAGCAGGACATTGTCGAGGATCACGCCCTCCTCCTCGACGGTGCGACTGCCCGGCGGCATCGATCCGGGGCTGATCCCCCCGATATCGGCATGATGCCCGCGCGCCGCGACGAACCAGGCGGGCGCGGCGTCGGCCTCATCGGCGAAGACCGGCATGATCACGGTGATGTCGGGCAGGTGCGTGCCGCCGTCATAGGGCGCGTTGAGCGCATAGGCATCGCCCGGCTTCATGCTGCCGGCGCGCCGCGCGATGACGGTGCGAATGCTCTCCCCCATCGACCCCAGATGGACCGGGATGTGCGGCGCGTTGGCGATCAGATTGCCGTCGGCGTCGAACAGGGCGCAGGAGAAATCGAGCCGCTCGCGGATGTTCACCGACGACGCGCTGTTGCGCAGCGCCGCGCCCATTTCCTCGGCGATGCCCATGAAGATGCCGGCGAAGATTTCGAGGCGGACGGGATCGGCCTCGATCCCCGCGCTCTGCGTGGCGAGAGGGGCGGTGCGGGTCAGGATCAGATTGCCGTGGCCATCGACCGCGCAGCGCCAGCCCGGTTCGACCACGATCGTCGAGACGGGATCGAGGAGGATCGCCGGGCCATCGATCGGGTCCGCCACATCCGCCCGGTCCATCACCGGCACCCCACCCCATCCGCTCGTGTCGAGCGAAGTCGAGACACGTTCTCCCGCGCCGACATCTCTCGACTTCGCTCGAGATGAGCGGAGTGGAGGTGGAGAGGTCGAGGACACCGCCTCCACCGTCACCATCTCGGCCACCAGCGGCGCGGTGCCGTCAAAGCCGAAGCGACGGCGATGTTCCTCGACGAACGCCACGCGCATCCCCTCCGCCGGGTCGAAGGGCACCGCGATCGCGCTGTCGGTCCCCTCGTGCCGCAGGTGAAGCTGCGCCTCGATCGCGACGCTCGCCGCGTCCACGCCCTGCGCCGCCAGATCGGCGCGCGCCTCCGCACCCAGAGCCGCAATCGCCTCGCCGACCGCCGGCGCATCGGGCGCGACGCCCAGCGATCGTTCGCGCACCGCACGGCGATCGGCCAGGCCCATGCCATAGGCCGAGAGCACGCCTGCGAGCGGGTGGATCATCACCCGCTCCATCCCCAGCGCATCGGCGACCAGGCACGCATGCTGCCCGCCCGCCCCGCCGAAACAGGCGAGCGTATAGCCCGCGACGTCATGCCCCTTGGCGACCGAGATCGCCTTGATCGCCTGCGCCATGTTCGCCACCGCGATCGCGATCAGCCCTTCGGCCGCCGCCTCCCGCGTCGGGCGCGTGCCGGTCTCCGCCTCGACCTGATCGAGCAGGGCGTCGAACCGCGTCCGCACCGCACCCATATCGATCGGCGCATCGCCGCTCGGGCCGAACAGCCTGGGGAAATATTCGGGCCTGATCTTGCCCAGCATGACGTTGCAGTCGGTGACAGTCAGCGGCCCGCCGCGCCCGTAACAGGCCGGGCCCGGCACCGCGCCGGCCGATTCCGGCCCCACCAGAAACCGCCCGTCGGCGAAGCGGCAGATCGATCCGCCCCCCGCCGCGACGGTGTGGATCCGCATCATCGGCGCTCGGATGCGCGCGCCCGCGACGATCGTCTCGTTGTCGCGTTCATAAGCGCCGGCGAACAGCGACACGTCGGTCGATGTGCCGCCCATGTCGAATCCGATCACCCGATCGAACCCTGCCTCGGTCGCGGTGCGCGCCAGGCCGACGATCCCGCCGGCGGGGCCGGAGAGGATCGCATCCTTCCCCTGAAAGCGCCGCCCGTCGACCAGCCCGCCGTTCGACTGCATGAACAGAGGCGCGCGCTCGGCAAATGCCGGCCCCAGCCCCGCGACCAGCCCGTCGACATAGCGGCGCAGCACCGGCGACAGATAGGCGTCGACCACGCTGGTATCGCCACGCCCGATCAGCTTGATCAGCGGGCTGACACGGTGGCTGACCGAGATCTGGGTGAAGCCGATCTGTGCCGCCAGTTCGGCCAGCGCCGCCTCATGCGCCGGAAAAGCATGTCCGTGCATCAGCACGATCGCGATGGCCCGGATGCCGTCGTCGAACGCCGCCTGCAGCCCGGCGCGCGCGGCGTCCGTATCGATCGGGTGCAGCACTTCGCCCTCTGCGGTCACGCGCTCGTCGATCTCGATCGTGCGGGCATGCACGGGCGGCGGGCGGCGGATCTCGCGCGCAAAGATGTCGGGCCGGTCCTGATAACCGATCGTCAGCGCATCGCCGAAGCCGCGCGTGATTGCGAGCAGGACGGGTTCGCCCTTGCGCTCCAGCAGCGCGTTGGTCGCAATCGTCGTGCCGATGCGCAGTTTGGCGGCGGGCAGCGGCCCTTGCGCAACCCCGGTCAGCATTCGCATCGCGGCGACGGCGGCGTCATCGGCACGGCCAGGATCTTCGGACAGCAGCTTTGCGGTGTGGAGCGTCCCGTCCGGCGCTACCGCCACGACATCGGTAAAGGTGCCCCCGCGATCGATCCAGAAACGCCATTCGGATTGAAGGGATGCTGTCATCGCCACGCTATCGGGCAAGCGCGACATGTCCGTCAATAAAGGGAGCCGCCCCTCCCGGTTGGGAGAGGCGGCCCAGATATGCACCCCCCGGCGAACCGGGGGCATGCGGCTTCCGTGTGATCAGAACCCGACGCGAGCGCCCAGACGCAGCGCCCACAGCGAGACGCGGCCCTGGTTGGCAACCGCAGGGTTCGAGAAGTTGGAGTAACGATACTGGGTGCAGTTGCCGTTCACCACGCTCACGCAGGCCACGTTCACGACCGACGCAAGATAGGGGAAGGCGACCTGGCGCAGCGAGCCCCAGTTCTTGTTGAGCATGTTCAGCACGTTTTCGAGGTCGGCGAAGACGGTGATCTTACCGGTCGAGACGACGGGCAGCGGGATTTCCTGATCGATGTGGAGATCGATCTTGTCCCAGTGCGGCGCTGTCTGCGAGTTCTTCTTCGCGATCTTGCCCTGCTTCAGCCCGTTCGCGGTCACGAAGGCCGCGAAGTTGTTGAAGGTCGCCGCCGAGTCATAGGTGACGAGCGAGTCGGCGGTGATGCTCGACACGTTCGGCACATAGAGCAGGTAGCGGTTCGAACTACCGGCGGTGCCGAAGACATTGCCGTGGCTGTTGGTCTGAACGCTGTCGTTCATCGTCAGGCTGTACGGAATGCCCGAACGACGCTCGGCGAAGATGTTCAGACGGGTCTTGTAGCCGTCGATATACTCATGTTCGAAATCGAGGTGCAGCTTCCAGCTGTTCTTGATCTCGTAGATCGAGCGGCCATAGGCTGAGCGGTTCGGATCGATGACCGGATTCTGGCCATAGGTGCCCGACGCCGTCGTGCCATTCATCGAGCTGACGTCCTTCACGCTCTGACGCGTGTAGGTGCCGCCGATGTCGATGCCGTAGTCGAAGTGCTTGTTCCAGCTGACCGCCCCGATGACCGAGTGACCCAGACGGGTGTTGGTCAGATAGAGATCGGTGTTCGCGCTGGTGGGCGTGATCGACGCATAACGCGGGCGACCATCGGGGGTGACGCCGACGCGACGCAGACGCAGATCGGTATAGAGCGGCGCGTAGTTCACCTTGCTGCCATACAGATCGAAGCCCACGGTCCAGCCGGTGCCGAGGAAGTTGTCGAAGTCGTGGTCGTAGCTGGCCGAGAAGTTCGCCTTCCACGTCGACTGCAGCTTGAAGTCCGGATCGAGCGCGTTGACGTTGGCGAGCGACAGCGACGCCGTGTTCGTGCGCAGGAACGACTGCACCAGCGGGTTGAGGTTACGACCATCGACATTGTCGAGAGCGGCCGAACACAGCGCATCCGAAATGCCGCCCTGACAGCCAACGCCGTTCAGGTTGCGGGTGATCGTGAAGCTGTTCTGGACGACGCCCGACACCGAATAGCTGTTGCCCAGGAACACGTTGGGCGAACCGCCTGCGAACAGGCCGACGCCACCCTTCAGCGTCAGCTTGTCGAGCGGGCTCCACGTATAGCTGAGGCGCGGCTGGATGACGTACTTGCCGTTGATCGTCGCGCGGTTGGAGAAGCCGTAGCGCGCGGTGAAGAAGGTGTTGAGCGGCGGCGGCGTCAGACCACCATACATGTCGGTGCGGACACCGGCGGTGATGTTGAGATCCGGGCTCGGATCCCACGCGACCTGCTGACCGATCGTGTAGCTGTCATACTGGAAGCTGGCGAGCGCGTCGTTCAGGTTGCCCGTGATCGAACCGCCGAGCGCGAGGCTGCCCGCGCGACGATTCTGGAAGTCGGCGACCGAGTCGAAATAGTAGTTGCCGAAGGCGTTCTGCAGGAAGGCGTTCTGGACATCGAGGTGGCTATAGGCACCCGTCAGCTTGAACGAGAAGTCCTTATATTCCCAGCGAACCGCCGCATCGCCGCCATATTGCTTGTAGCGGACATAGTTGAAGTGGCGGAACTGGTCCGGACCGAAATAGAGACGCGCGGCGCCCGGCGCGGCGGTCGAACCCTGCGAACAGAGCGTGGCGTTGGTGTTCGCCGCGCCATTCTGCTGCGTCGCAGCGGTCGGATCGAGGCAGACCTGCATCTGCGCGAAGTTGAACTCGCCGAACGGCAGCGGGGTCAGGTCGTACTTGCGGTAGTTACCGCGAACTTCGGTGTGGAAGCTGTCCGACCAGTCCGAGATCAGCTGGCTGACGTAGGAGTCGACCTTTTCCGGGCGGTTATAGTTGTTCGACTGGAGGCCCAGCACCGGCGAGGTGCCGACGATCGACGAGAAGCCCGCGGTCGAGCTGTTGTTCGAATCGTTGTGGATCCAGGTCGCCGACAGACGGTGGCCGTCGGTGATGTTCCAGTCGGCCTTGACCGTCCACTTCTCGTCGGTTTCGACCGTCGACTGCTGCACGCCCAACGTGTCGTAATTATAGGCGCTGCGCGCGATCGTGCTGATGTTCGTGATCTGCGCGTCGGTCAGGTTCGGCACGACGTTGGGGAAGCCGGCGGTACCGATCTGGATCGGCGTGCCTTCCTTCAAATGTTCATAGGAGACCGCGAGGAACAGCTTGTCCTTGATCAGCGGGCCCGACAGGAAGCCGCCATAGGTCTTCGACTTGAAGTCGAGGTTGATCTTGCCGGTGCGGA
Coding sequences within it:
- a CDS encoding DUF2891 domain-containing protein, translating into MSQLDQQTASRFARLTLGHLTREWPNKLDHVMMGPDDVASPSALHPIFYGSFDWHSCVHGWWQVMRILRLYPDLDAAPAIRALADAMLVQDKAAVELAYLERPASAAFERPYGWGWLLALHAELAEHDAPWAAVIEPMARLIARRLDDYLGKMTYPIRVGTHFNSAFALTLSLDWAERHDGQLANHIRRAGYRWFKDDRGCQAWEPGGDEFLSSALSEALFMSAALDRPSFAEWFGHFLPHFAEHRPATLFTPAFVSDRSDGKIAHLDGLNLSRAWCLRRIARALGREHALNSLLRTTAEAHLHAALPHLADDYAGEHWLATFALLALEA
- a CDS encoding DUF979 domain-containing protein, with the protein product MIGLAFIYAVGGFVFAIFALLAARDRRFANAAFWALIALSMWAGDRLGDLGNGILAIALVLIAASGRMRTQVVIPAEAGISGGGKTGLRQETPEIPASAGMTGKGNWLFLPALVIPVTALVGTLVFKHFPDIFEAKQTTLVALTFGVILALGICYVWLRPRPAEPFAEGGRLMDAVGWAAVLPQMLTSLGAVFALAGVGDVVGQIAGAAIPGGSVIGAVIAYALGMALFTIVMGNAFAAFPVMAAAIGVPLLIHQYHGDPAVIAAIGMLAGFCGTLLTPMAANFNIVPAALLNLSDRYGVIKRQAGTALPLLAVNIGLLYWLAFR
- a CDS encoding DUF969 domain-containing protein, which codes for MLVLLGIAVIVAGFLLRFNPLPVVIASALVTGLAAGIDPVAIVAAFGKAFNANRFVTVIYIVLPVIGLLERHGLQQRARALVLKLKGATAGRLLMGYMLFRQLTAAAGLLSIAGPAQTVRPLVAPMADAAADAQVGEADPLGEEVRAMAAATDNVGLFFGEDIFLAVGSILLMKGILEGYGIVIEPFHLSMWAIPTAIAAFLIHGFRLLLLDRRLKAKRK
- a CDS encoding hydantoinase B/oxoprolinase family protein, which translates into the protein MTASLQSEWRFWIDRGGTFTDVVAVAPDGTLHTAKLLSEDPGRADDAAVAAMRMLTGVAQGPLPAAKLRIGTTIATNALLERKGEPVLLAITRGFGDALTIGYQDRPDIFAREIRRPPPVHARTIEIDERVTAEGEVLHPIDTDAARAGLQAAFDDGIRAIAIVLMHGHAFPAHEAALAELAAQIGFTQISVSHRVSPLIKLIGRGDTSVVDAYLSPVLRRYVDGLVAGLGPAFAERAPLFMQSNGGLVDGRRFQGKDAILSGPAGGIVGLARTATEAGFDRVIGFDMGGTSTDVSLFAGAYERDNETIVAGARIRAPMMRIHTVAAGGGSICRFADGRFLVGPESAGAVPGPACYGRGGPLTVTDCNVMLGKIRPEYFPRLFGPSGDAPIDMGAVRTRFDALLDQVEAETGTRPTREAAAEGLIAIAVANMAQAIKAISVAKGHDVAGYTLACFGGAGGQHACLVADALGMERVMIHPLAGVLSAYGMGLADRRAVRERSLGVAPDAPAVGEAIAALGAEARADLAAQGVDAASVAIEAQLHLRHEGTDSAIAVPFDPAEGMRVAFVEEHRRRFGFDGTAPLVAEMVTVEAVSSTSPPPLRSSRAKSRDVGAGERVSTSLDTSGWGGVPVMDRADVADPIDGPAILLDPVSTIVVEPGWRCAVDGHGNLILTRTAPLATQSAGIEADPVRLEIFAGIFMGIAEEMGAALRNSASSVNIRERLDFSCALFDADGNLIANAPHIPVHLGSMGESIRTVIARRAGSMKPGDAYALNAPYDGGTHLPDITVIMPVFADEADAAPAWFVAARGHHADIGGISPGSMPPGSRTVEEEGVILDNVLLVDGGRLCEREVRTLLGGGRWPSRNVDQNIADLTAQVAACTRGASELRRLAATRGRDVVDAYMAHVQDQAEAAAARLIDGLADGGATVGMDDGAVIRVAATVGDGRLTIDFAGTSDQHPGNFNAPRSVVRAAVLYALRLLIDEAVPLNDGVMRRVDLHIPQGSMLDPRFPAAVVAGNVETSQAITDALLQALGAMAGSQGTMNNFTFGDERRQYYETIAGGSGAGPDFDGANVVQTHMTNSRLTDPEILETRFPVLVEQFSIRRGSGGAGAYRGGDGAVRRIRFREPMHAAILSNRRRIAPAGLAGGGDGATGINRVERADGSAEMLGATASVEMTAGDVFVIETPGGGGCGR
- a CDS encoding TonB-dependent receptor, which codes for MRHYLNAGAAAIAIVACSTAAYAQETTSSIRGTVASAGAPVAGASVTITHVPSGTTTTATTGADGGFTSSGLRPGGPFTVVVTAPGFADSTVTDINLTAGQPLRIPVELATQDAIVVTAANIRATELSPGPITSIGREQIATIASVSRDIRDIARRDPFATIDPGQSRGVMIAGQNARLNKFSVDGLGFSDDFGLNVGGLPTSRGPVPLDAIEQFSVKVAPYDVSEGNFQGGAINVILRSGTNKLTGTAFYTYNSDKLTGDKIRTGKINLDFKSKTYGGFLSGPLIKDKLFLAVSYEHLKEGTPIQIGTAGFPNVVPNLTDAQITNISTIARSAYNYDTLGVQQSTVETDEKWTVKADWNITDGHRLSATWIHNDSNNSSTAGFSSIVGTSPVLGLQSNNYNRPEKVDSYVSQLISDWSDSFHTEVRGNYRKYDLTPLPFGEFNFAQMQVCLDPTAATQQNGAANTNATLCSQGSTAAPGAARLYFGPDQFRHFNYVRYKQYGGDAAVRWEYKDFSFKLTGAYSHLDVQNAFLQNAFGNYYFDSVADFQNRRAGSLALGGSITGNLNDALASFQYDSYTIGQQVAWDPSPDLNITAGVRTDMYGGLTPPPLNTFFTARYGFSNRATINGKYVIQPRLSYTWSPLDKLTLKGGVGLFAGGSPNVFLGNSYSVSGVVQNSFTITRNLNGVGCQGGISDALCSAALDNVDGRNLNPLVQSFLRTNTASLSLANVNALDPDFKLQSTWKANFSASYDHDFDNFLGTGWTVGFDLYGSKVNYAPLYTDLRLRRVGVTPDGRPRYASITPTSANTDLYLTNTRLGHSVIGAVSWNKHFDYGIDIGGTYTRQSVKDVSSMNGTTASGTYGQNPVIDPNRSAYGRSIYEIKNSWKLHLDFEHEYIDGYKTRLNIFAERRSGIPYSLTMNDSVQTNSHGNVFGTAGSSNRYLLYVPNVSSITADSLVTYDSAATFNNFAAFVTANGLKQGKIAKKNSQTAPHWDKIDLHIDQEIPLPVVSTGKITVFADLENVLNMLNKNWGSLRQVAFPYLASVVNVACVSVVNGNCTQYRYSNFSNPAVANQGRVSLWALRLGARVGF